One Nicotiana tomentosiformis chromosome 4, ASM39032v3, whole genome shotgun sequence genomic window carries:
- the LOC104115824 gene encoding rust resistance kinase Lr10-like, translating to MIAVSCWFVLFIFYQLLILSAQAQNQSQDSCPKEFKCGSFGNVKFPFSVSSQPACGLYTIDCDTKPNPTIHLGGNVYTALEQRSDDNSYRVLDLRLNDLLAENSCNSFDKSLSFPSSPSISIRTNQRNLTLFRCNSSLDINRRMNDHYFRDYKNYIKCRGFGIYYKYPTTWRKGYSDAPEGAIPVNCSVIQLPIKWRSQLPQTSSLFDLLTANFTIQWSLSDDCSKCYYQGGRCLADSNNNFLCSPNPKVKRKSKRILAAATVSSIGGIAILIIVLLYLRTKCSLNSMIFWKKKGEDYRNVKDFLKNCRSLAPRNYSYPEVKKMTEYFKNKLGQGGYGCVYKGKLHNGSLVAVKVLKESKGGGEEFINEVASISRTSHINIVSLVGFCFEGQNKALIYDFMPNGSLEKFIYDAKSGTNRQLGWQTLYNITLGIARGLEYLHRGCNTRILHFDIKPHNILLDEDFCPKISDFGLAKLCNKKESIVSLLGARGTVGYIAPEIVYKNIGGVSHKSDVYSYGMMVLEMVGGRKNVDFAVDRTSEIFFPHWIYTQIEQKEELGLTGIEKEEDNKLAEKMILVSLWCIQTDPASRPSISMVVEMLQGELGSLQMPPKPFLYSPSRSDRDMPTTTYTV from the exons ATGATAGCTGTATCTTGTTGGTTTGTTTTATTCATTTTCTATCAGTTGCTGATCTTATCAGCTCAAGCTCAGAATCAATCCCAAGATAGCTGCCCCAAGGAATTCAAATGTGGGAGCTTTGGAAATGTCAAGTTTCCATTTTCTGTATCCTCACAACCTGCTTGTGGATTGTACACCATTGATTGTGATACTAAACCAAATCCAACGATTCATTTGGGAGGAAATGTTTACACTGCTCTGGAACAACGTTCGGATGATAATAGTTATAGAGTTTtagaccttaggcttaatgatttaTTGGCAGAAAACAGTTGCAATTCTTTCGATAAAAGTCTATCTTTTCCAAGTTCCCCTTCAATCTCGATTCGAACCAACCAACGCAATCTTACCTTGTTCAGATGCAACAGCAGTTTAGACATCAACAGGAGGATGAATGATCACTATTTTCGTGACTATAAGAATTATATTAAATGTAGAGGCTTCGGCATTTACTACAAGTATCCGACAACATGGAGGAAAGGCTACTCGGATGCACCAGAGGGAGCTATTCCTGTTAACTGTTCAGTGATTCAATTACCAATTAAATGGAGGTCGCAGTTACCTCAAACTAGTAGCTTGTTTGATCTCTTAACCGCGAATTTTACAATCCAGTGGAGCCTGTCTGATGATTGTAGTAAATGTTACTATCAAGGAGGCCGATGTTTAGCTGACAGCAACAACAATTTTCTTTGTTCCCCAAATCCCAAAG TGAAGAGAAAGTCAAAACGAATTCTAGCTGCAG CCACAGTTTCTTCTATTGGTGGAATCGCGATTCTGATTATCGTACTCCTGTACTTAAGAACAAAATGCTCCCTTAATTCCATGATTTTCTGGAAGAAAAAAGGAGAGGATTACAGAAATGTAAAGGACTTCCTTAAGAACTGTAGATCACTCGCTCCAAGAAATTACAGTTATCCTGAAGTCAAAAAAATGACCGagtatttcaaaaataaacttGGTCAAGGAGGCTATGGTTGTGTGTACAAGGGAAAGTTGCATAATGGTAGTCTTGTGGCAGTCAAGGTTTTGAAGGAATCGAAGGGCGGGGGAGAAGAGTTTATCAACGAGGTGGCAAGTATCAGCAGGACTTCTCACATTAATATTGTATCACTTGTGGGATTTTGTTTTGAGGGTCAAAACAAAGCTCTAATCTATGATTTCATGCCCAATGGATCCCTTGAGAAGTTCATTTATGACGCAAAATCAGGGACGAATCGTCAACTAGGATGGCAAACATTATACAATATTACACTTGGTATTGCTAGAGGATTGGAGTATTTGCATCGCGGTTGCAATACTCGAATCCTGCACTTCGATATAAAGCCTCACAACATTCTTCTGGATGAAGACTTCTGTCCAAAAATATCTGATTTCGGCCTTGCAAAACTATGTAACAAGAAGGAAAGCATTGTATCTTTATTGGGGGCAAGAGGGACTGTTGGATACATTGCACCAGAAATTGTGTATAAAAACATTGGAGGAGTTTCTCACAAGTCAGATGTGTACAGCTACGGTATGATGGTCCTCGAGATGGTTGGAGGAAGGAAGAATGTTGATTTTGCTGTTGACCGCACCAGTGAAATATTCTTTCCGCACTGGATTTACACACAAATTGAACAAAAGGAAGAGCTTGGATTAACTGGCATTGAGAAGGAAGAGGACAACAAACTTGCAGAAAAGATGATACTGGTAAGCCTGTGGTGTATCCAAACTGATCCGGCCAGCCGACCGTCTATTAGTATGGTTGTAGAGATGTTACAAGGTGAACTCGGATCTTTGCAAATGCCTCCTAAGCCGTTCTTGTATTCTCCTTCAAGGTCAGACAGAGACATGCCTACTACTACTTATACGGTTTAG